TTGACTCTATAATGTCATCCTATTGATTTTACTTCTCAGCAAATGTTTCCAATAAGAAATTGTTGCATtccttaaataaataaaaataaataagaagcTGTTACAATGGCATCTTTTTTCTCAATTCGCCTTGTCTCCTTTAACCTCTTGTTGCTCCTTTGCTTTATCCCATTTATTTGCTATGGAGCTACCTTTGATCCCTTCACTGAAAAAACAAAAATCACCTATCATGATGGCCCAATCCTCACTGGAATGGTAAATTTACACCTTATTTGGTATGGAAAGCCTGAAGAAATTCAAAGGGAAGTGATTATGGACTTCCTCAAAACATTAAGCACAGAAGGCAATCAGAAAGTCCAACCTCACGTTTCGAGATGGTGGAATGTGGTTGAAAGCTATCAATTGGCTATAAAGGGAAAACCAACTATAGGAGTTGAGAGCCCAAAAATCGAAGTGAAAGTGGCAAAAGAGGACACCATTGATTATGCGTATGGGAAAGTCTTGACAACACAATATGATATTCCACGTCTTATTAAAGATGTCAATCGTGGAGATCCAAACCTCCTCCCTCTCATCATAACCGCAAAAGATGTGAGTATGCATGGGCTTTGCGCTGGAAAATGTGCTGACCACGGGATATTTGGTAAGTTTTCACCTACTCTCTCTTTTTTTGCTCACACGTATGttctaattataataaaatttgtaATGAAATTATAGAGAACAACAAAGGATTCATCGTGATTGGAGACCCTGAAATAGAATGCCCTGGAGCATGTGGATGGCCTTTCCACGAGGTTGATGCAGGGCCAAAGGGACCGGTCTTTAaaccaccaaataaaaatatggCAGCTGATGCAATGGTAGTTGCATTGGCAAGCGCATTAGTTAATACAATCACTAATCCCCAAAATACGGGCTTTTATGGTGGAATCGAGTTTGATCCAATTGAATCTACTACAGCTTGTAAAGGCATTTTTGGTCCCGGAGCCGCCCCTGGAAATCCTGGCAAGGTCTTTACTGATCGAAAAACTGGCGAGAATTTCAGTGCTCATGGAAATAACGGGCGCAGGTTCTTACTTCCTGCAATTTGGAACCCTACAACTTCTACCTGTTGGACTATCACTTCACGCTATTTTTCTACTTGAAACATCTTTCATTTGTTTCAAAAAACTACATTTTCAAACTTATGcaaaatttaacttttataaaGCAACCCCTATTTGTAATATAATATTGTCCTCTAATAAAATTCATCACATTTATAAAGATTTAGATGTGATTTCATTCAAAGTCGTTTATTATATTTAGGGACATGCCCAACTCATAAAACAAATATGTGTAGCTCATCGATTCAATTTCAAGATCTTTCGGCTTTAGAAAGTTAGGGGACTTCTtataattcaaaacttttttaaaaaaactaataCAAAAATAGGTtaaatcattaatgaaaaattattttaaaatcatttagaaACATTTTGTGGGTCATTAGAGGTGTCTAGGCTCATTTATGAATTTTAAACTGCTCAAAACTCTCAAAATAGTACAACAACAAAAGTCCAAGCCCGATGTATCATAGAAACTACGTTCGAATACCTGGGCTAAAGCTCTGATACATAGATCATATATTTCGGCACCTGGGCAAAGAAATCTAGGGTTTTAGCTACTGACATGCAGTGTACATATAACATTATATAAGTTTCAAAACATGGACCCTTGGAATAATAAATGCACCTCAAATACACGTCTAAACATCATGAAATCATACCCATTAGCTTTAAATTAAGGATAAATTACAcaaacagtcactcaactttggggtagctgacaaaatagtcactcaggtttcaattcaatcactcaactttcaaaaaataacaaaatagttACCACTAACCATTTTCTATTATGTCTGTAATTGAGCTATCCTTTTCCGTTATTCACTTAATAGAAATGCCATTTTCCATCCCTCTCCTATCCCCTCCCTCTTCCCCACCATTCCTCCCCCTATCAGAAACCCCTTTAGTTTTTTGCAAACCTCCCCACCATTACCCTCTACCCTCTACCACTATTCCCCCTATTTCTTCTTCACCATCATCCCTAAGGAAAATGAACCCCAAGAAGGTAGCAAAAGTGTGGCCACAAAGACTGGACCTTTATGCCATATGCACCATGCTTGCACGCTGAATGTTACCACATTTTTAAATAAAGCCTAAAATGAAATTCGTG
This window of the Gossypium arboreum isolate Shixiya-1 chromosome 12, ASM2569848v2, whole genome shotgun sequence genome carries:
- the LOC108477687 gene encoding protein EXORDIUM-like 4, producing the protein MASFFSIRLVSFNLLLLLCFIPFICYGATFDPFTEKTKITYHDGPILTGMVNLHLIWYGKPEEIQREVIMDFLKTLSTEGNQKVQPHVSRWWNVVESYQLAIKGKPTIGVESPKIEVKVAKEDTIDYAYGKVLTTQYDIPRLIKDVNRGDPNLLPLIITAKDVSMHGLCAGKCADHGIFENNKGFIVIGDPEIECPGACGWPFHEVDAGPKGPVFKPPNKNMAADAMVVALASALVNTITNPQNTGFYGGIEFDPIESTTACKGIFGPGAAPGNPGKVFTDRKTGENFSAHGNNGRRFLLPAIWNPTTSTCWTITSRYFST